In one window of Marinobacter salsuginis DNA:
- a CDS encoding DUF4124 domain-containing protein: MANRLTAISVKATALALALGFSAQVAANMYRYTDENGQIVISSTIPQEATKRGYDILSNNGRVIETIPPAPTEEEIAAREAEKQRQKELAEQREKDRALLKRFSHPDQAVKAMHRKIRELEGLIQLKRGNISVISSQLDSEQSRAANMERAGREIPDATLEKIRRLESQIRDIEREITSQTQEIEELRKAFEADIERLEEVTGEARTVPLDHTETED, encoded by the coding sequence CGCAATATCTGTCAAAGCTACGGCATTGGCGCTTGCCCTGGGTTTCTCTGCCCAGGTCGCGGCCAATATGTACCGTTACACGGATGAAAACGGCCAGATCGTCATCAGCAGCACCATTCCCCAGGAAGCCACCAAACGTGGCTATGACATTTTGAGCAACAATGGCCGCGTCATTGAGACCATTCCGCCAGCGCCAACCGAGGAAGAGATTGCCGCCCGGGAAGCGGAAAAGCAGCGCCAGAAGGAACTCGCGGAGCAACGCGAGAAGGACCGCGCGCTACTGAAGCGCTTCAGCCATCCGGATCAGGCGGTAAAAGCCATGCATCGGAAAATCCGGGAGCTTGAGGGCCTGATACAGCTCAAGCGAGGCAACATTTCGGTGATATCCAGCCAGCTGGATAGCGAACAGAGCCGTGCCGCCAACATGGAGCGGGCCGGTCGCGAGATTCCCGACGCCACGCTGGAAAAAATCCGGCGCCTGGAATCCCAGATACGGGATATTGAGCGGGAAATCACCTCACAAACCCAGGAAATCGAAGAGCTGCGCAAGGCCTTCGAGGCCGACATAGAGCGCCTGGAAGAGGTCACTGGCGAGGCGCGGACCGTACCACTCGATCACACCGAAACCGAAGACTGA